Proteins encoded together in one Labeo rohita strain BAU-BD-2019 unplaced genomic scaffold, IGBB_LRoh.1.0 scaffold_472, whole genome shotgun sequence window:
- the LOC127160844 gene encoding trem-like transcript 4 protein, with product MCVKDGVSLETIRDDRFSFSDEASTGVFTVNIIDLREEDSGIYWCGAHVTTKVHLKVKRNFSMIIIISVCVMLLLIGGFTLTVWKLRHKR from the exons ATGTGTGTGAAGGATGGAGTTTCATTGGAGACGATCAGAGATGATCGATTCTCTTTCAGTGATGAAGCATCTACTGGAGTCTTTACTGTGAACATCATTGATCTGAGAGAAGAGGATTCTGGGATATACTGGTGTGGAGCTCACGTCACCACTAAAGTGCATTTAAAGGTCAAAAGGA atttctCCATGATCATCattattagtgtgtgtgtgatgctgcTGCTAATCGGTGGATTCACTCTGACTGTGTGGAAATTAAGACACAAAAGATGA